In Pseudomonas sp. Leaf58, one DNA window encodes the following:
- the mqo gene encoding malate dehydrogenase (quinone): MAQNESVDVVLVGAGIMSATLAVLLKELDPTLKLEVVEAMDSGAAESSNPWNNAGTGHAGLCELNYTPQAADGSIDIKKAVHINTQFEVSRQFWAYLSKKGNFGSARAFINPVPHLSYVEGDKGVSFLKKRFELLKQHHAFADMEYTEDKAVMNDWMPLMMPGRPADQHIAATRVAKGTDVNFGALTNKLLKLLGDSPDTQVKYSKKVVGLRRNGSGWTVSIKDVNSGGSREVDARFVFLGAGGAALPLLQLSGIPESKGFGGFPVSGQWLRCDNPEIVKQHQAKVYSQAAVGAPPMSVPHLDTRVVDGKTSLLFGPYAGFTTKFLKHGSLMDLPLSVRMGNIGPMLAVARDNMDLTKYLVSEVMQSMEQRLEALRRFYPQAKAEDWRLEVAGQRVQIIKKDPKKGGVLQFGTELVSAQDGSLAALLGASPGASVTVSIMLELIERCFPEQAKGAWAAKLKEIFPAREKTLATDAALYHKISADNDVALDLVESSPAAKHYA, from the coding sequence ATGGCGCAGAACGAATCGGTTGATGTGGTACTGGTAGGCGCGGGCATCATGAGTGCCACCCTGGCCGTACTACTCAAGGAGCTCGACCCGACCCTGAAGCTTGAGGTCGTGGAGGCGATGGACTCCGGAGCCGCGGAAAGCTCCAACCCCTGGAACAACGCAGGCACAGGCCACGCGGGCCTGTGCGAGCTTAACTACACGCCGCAGGCCGCCGATGGCAGCATCGACATCAAGAAGGCCGTGCACATCAACACCCAGTTCGAGGTTTCGCGCCAGTTCTGGGCTTACCTGAGCAAGAAGGGCAACTTCGGCTCGGCGCGTGCTTTCATCAACCCTGTCCCACACCTGAGCTACGTCGAAGGTGACAAGGGTGTTTCCTTCCTCAAGAAGCGCTTTGAGCTGCTCAAGCAGCATCATGCCTTCGCTGACATGGAATACACCGAAGACAAGGCCGTGATGAACGACTGGATGCCGCTGATGATGCCTGGCCGCCCGGCCGACCAGCACATCGCCGCTACCCGTGTGGCCAAAGGCACCGACGTGAACTTCGGCGCACTGACCAACAAGCTGCTGAAACTGCTGGGCGACTCGCCGGACACGCAGGTCAAGTACAGCAAGAAGGTCGTCGGCCTGCGCCGTAACGGCAGCGGCTGGACCGTGAGCATCAAGGACGTCAACAGCGGCGGCAGCCGTGAAGTGGACGCCCGTTTCGTCTTCCTCGGTGCCGGTGGCGCGGCCCTGCCGCTGCTGCAGTTGTCCGGCATCCCGGAAAGCAAAGGCTTCGGCGGCTTCCCGGTCAGCGGCCAGTGGCTGCGTTGCGACAACCCGGAAATCGTCAAGCAGCACCAGGCCAAGGTCTACAGCCAGGCCGCCGTCGGTGCCCCGCCGATGTCGGTACCGCACCTGGACACCCGCGTCGTGGACGGCAAGACTTCGCTGCTGTTCGGCCCGTATGCCGGCTTCACCACCAAGTTCCTCAAGCACGGTTCGCTGATGGACCTGCCGCTTTCGGTGCGCATGGGCAACATCGGCCCGATGCTGGCCGTGGCTCGCGACAACATGGACCTGACCAAGTACCTGGTCAGCGAAGTGATGCAGTCGATGGAGCAGCGCCTGGAAGCCCTGCGTCGCTTCTACCCGCAGGCCAAGGCCGAAGACTGGCGCCTGGAAGTAGCAGGCCAGCGCGTGCAGATCATCAAGAAAGACCCGAAAAAAGGCGGTGTGCTGCAGTTCGGTACCGAGTTGGTCTCGGCCCAGGACGGCAGCCTGGCAGCACTGCTTGGCGCATCGCCGGGGGCTTCGGTAACCGTATCGATCATGCTGGAACTGATCGAACGCTGCTTCCCCGAGCAAGCCAAAGGTGCCTGGGCTGCCAAGCTCAAGGAAATCTTCCCGGCACGCGAGAAGACCCTGGCGACCGATGCAGCCCTGTACCACAAGATCAGCGCCGACAACGACGTGGCACTGGATTTGGTGGAAAGCAGCCCAGCGGCCAAGCATTACGCCTGA
- the upp gene encoding uracil phosphoribosyltransferase: MPTREIRHPLIRHKLGLMRRADISTKNFRELAQEVGALLTYEATQDLPLENYEIDGWCGKVSVEKIAGKKITVVPILRAGIGMLDGVLSLIPGAKVSAVGVARNEETLEAHTYLEKLAPDINQRLALIIDPMLATGGSMVATIDLLKKAGCKEIRAMVLVAAPEGIEVVEKAHPDVQIYTASIDQRLNEHGYIVPGLGDAGDKIFGTKQKDA; this comes from the coding sequence ATGCCCACTCGTGAGATCCGCCATCCGCTGATCCGCCACAAGCTCGGCCTGATGCGCCGTGCCGATATCAGCACCAAGAATTTTCGCGAACTCGCCCAGGAAGTCGGCGCGCTCCTGACGTATGAAGCCACCCAGGACCTGCCGCTCGAAAACTACGAGATCGATGGCTGGTGTGGCAAGGTTTCGGTAGAGAAAATCGCCGGCAAGAAGATCACTGTAGTACCTATCCTGCGCGCCGGTATCGGCATGCTCGACGGCGTGCTCAGCCTGATCCCGGGGGCCAAGGTCAGCGCCGTCGGCGTTGCCCGCAACGAAGAAACCCTCGAAGCCCACACCTATCTGGAAAAGCTCGCGCCGGACATCAACCAGCGCCTGGCCCTGATCATCGACCCGATGCTGGCCACCGGCGGTTCGATGGTCGCTACCATCGACCTGCTGAAAAAAGCCGGCTGCAAAGAGATCCGCGCTATGGTGTTGGTCGCCGCGCCAGAAGGCATCGAAGTGGTGGAAAAAGCTCACCCCGATGTGCAGATCTACACCGCCTCGATCGACCAGCGCCTGAACGAACACGGCTACATCGTGCCGGGCCTGGGCGACGCCGGTGACAAGATCTTCGGCACCAAGCAAAAGGACGCCTGA
- a CDS encoding 1-acyl-sn-glycerol-3-phosphate acyltransferase: MGEFDAIRPYDDAEVPAVLARLLSDPAFLDILTHFRFPRAAGTLGWLLKPLIARRLRKEFAGVTCVSTLQDKVEYYVDQTIDRATDGVTYSGVEQLKAGTAYLFLANHRDIVMDPAFVNYAVYHAGLPTPRIAIGDNLLQKPFVSDMMRLNKSFIVHRSISGRREKLAAYQLLSAYINHSIRNDATSIWIAQAEGRAKDGDDRTDSAILKMFHMSRKDEPFGAVIQSLNLTPVSISYEYDPCDQAKARELYIRATTGTYKKAPGEDDNSIAKGITGYKGRVHINFAPPVTEYHEDTKQLAAQIDRQILGGYRLFPVHYLAYAMWESKDDALQVPSADKVFPADELAKAKEEWQRRLDACPEEQRPYLVLQYATPVRNQYQVRQQASVA, from the coding sequence ATGGGCGAATTCGATGCCATCCGACCGTACGACGACGCTGAGGTCCCTGCCGTTCTGGCACGCCTGCTCAGCGACCCGGCATTCCTCGATATCCTCACCCACTTCCGCTTCCCGCGTGCGGCCGGTACTCTCGGCTGGTTGCTCAAACCACTGATCGCCCGCCGCCTGCGCAAGGAATTCGCCGGTGTCACCTGCGTCTCGACCTTGCAAGACAAAGTCGAGTACTACGTCGACCAAACCATCGACCGCGCCACCGACGGCGTCACCTATTCGGGCGTGGAGCAGCTCAAGGCCGGCACCGCTTACCTGTTCCTGGCCAACCACCGTGACATCGTCATGGACCCGGCCTTCGTCAACTACGCGGTGTACCACGCCGGCCTGCCCACGCCGCGCATCGCCATTGGTGACAACCTGCTGCAAAAGCCCTTTGTCAGCGACATGATGCGCCTGAACAAGAGCTTCATCGTGCACCGCTCGATCAGTGGGCGGCGTGAAAAGCTGGCGGCCTACCAGCTGCTTTCGGCCTACATCAACCATTCGATCCGCAACGACGCCACGTCGATCTGGATTGCCCAGGCCGAAGGCCGCGCCAAGGACGGTGACGACCGCACCGATTCGGCGATCCTCAAGATGTTCCACATGAGCCGCAAGGACGAGCCGTTCGGCGCGGTGATCCAGAGCCTGAACCTGACACCGGTGTCGATCAGCTACGAATACGACCCGTGCGACCAGGCCAAGGCCCGCGAGCTGTATATCCGTGCCACTACCGGCACCTACAAAAAGGCGCCGGGCGAGGACGACAACAGCATTGCCAAAGGCATTACCGGCTACAAGGGCCGGGTGCACATCAACTTCGCCCCACCGGTGACCGAATACCACGAGGACACCAAGCAGCTGGCGGCGCAAATCGACCGGCAGATCCTGGGTGGCTACCGGCTGTTCCCGGTGCATTACCTGGCTTATGCGATGTGGGAAAGCAAGGACGACGCCCTGCAGGTGCCGAGCGCCGACAAGGTGTTTCCGGCGGATGAATTGGCCAAGGCCAAGGAAGAATGGCAGCGCCGCCTGGATGCTTGCCCTGAAGAGCAGCGACCGTACCTGGTGTTGCAGTATGCGACGCCGGTGCGTAACCAGTATCAGGTCCGGCAGCAAGCTTCGGTAGCCTGA
- a CDS encoding uracil-xanthine permease family protein produces MQDGFNDPLWRQVVSGAQMLFVAFGALVLMPLITGLDPNVALFTAGIGTLLFQLVTGRQVPVFLASSFAFITPIILAKGQFGLAETMGGVMAAGFVYTFMGLMVKIKGTGFIDRMLPPVVIGPVIISIGLAMAPIAANMAMGKGGDGAALMPYKTAMLISMPALLTTLIVAVFGKGIFRLVPIISGVLVGFALAFAFGVVDTAKIAAAPWLEIPNFTAPAFNWQAILFIVPVALAPAIEHIGGVIAVGSVTGRDYLKKPGLHRTLLGDGLATTAAGLFGGPPNTTYAEVTGAVMLTKNYNPKIMTWAAVFAITLAFIGKFGALLQSIPVPVMGGILCLLFGSIAAVGMNTMIRHKIDLAEARNLVIVSVTLVFGIGGVLIGSGDGPDDWGLKGIALCAIVAIALNLILPGNDGWKHKKLDDQLP; encoded by the coding sequence ATGCAGGACGGCTTCAACGACCCGCTCTGGCGCCAGGTCGTTTCGGGCGCGCAGATGCTCTTCGTGGCATTCGGCGCGCTGGTGCTGATGCCGCTGATCACCGGCCTCGATCCGAACGTCGCGCTGTTCACCGCGGGCATCGGCACCCTGCTGTTCCAGCTGGTCACCGGCCGCCAAGTACCGGTGTTTTTGGCCTCGAGCTTTGCCTTCATCACCCCGATCATTCTCGCCAAGGGCCAGTTCGGCCTGGCTGAGACCATGGGCGGCGTGATGGCCGCAGGCTTCGTGTACACCTTCATGGGCCTGATGGTGAAAATCAAAGGCACCGGCTTCATCGACCGCATGCTGCCGCCGGTGGTGATCGGCCCGGTGATCATCTCCATTGGCTTGGCCATGGCACCGATCGCCGCCAACATGGCGATGGGTAAAGGTGGCGACGGCGCAGCCCTGATGCCGTACAAAACCGCCATGCTGATCTCCATGCCAGCGCTGCTGACAACCTTGATCGTCGCCGTATTCGGCAAAGGCATTTTCCGCCTGGTACCGATCATCTCCGGCGTGCTGGTGGGCTTTGCCCTGGCGTTCGCCTTTGGCGTGGTCGATACCGCCAAGATCGCCGCCGCACCGTGGTTGGAAATCCCCAACTTCACCGCACCGGCGTTCAACTGGCAGGCTATTTTGTTTATCGTCCCGGTAGCCTTGGCACCGGCGATCGAGCACATCGGCGGGGTAATCGCAGTCGGCAGCGTGACCGGCCGTGACTACCTGAAAAAGCCCGGCCTGCACCGCACCCTGCTGGGTGACGGCCTGGCCACCACCGCAGCCGGCCTGTTCGGCGGGCCGCCTAACACCACCTATGCCGAAGTGACCGGCGCAGTGATGCTGACCAAGAACTACAACCCGAAAATCATGACCTGGGCGGCGGTGTTCGCCATCACCCTGGCGTTCATCGGCAAGTTCGGCGCACTGCTGCAGAGCATCCCGGTGCCCGTGATGGGCGGCATTCTATGCCTGCTGTTCGGCTCAATCGCGGCGGTAGGCATGAACACCATGATCCGCCACAAGATCGACCTGGCCGAAGCGCGCAACCTGGTGATCGTCTCGGTGACCCTGGTGTTCGGTATCGGCGGCGTGCTGATCGGCAGCGGTGACGGCCCGGATGACTGGGGCCTGAAGGGCATCGCCCTGTGCGCCATCGTGGCTATTGCCCTGAACCTGATTCTGCCGGGCAATGATGGCTGGAAGCACAAGAAACTGGATGATCAGTTGCCTTGA
- a CDS encoding M48 family metallopeptidase translates to MRKSFVISLLSAGILLAGCQAVNTTSGGAVGVERQQYMFSMLSTAEVNQMYAQSYQQTLGEASNKGVLDKSSADAKRVQVIANRLIAQAPKFRPDAAQWNWEVNVIKSDELNANCGPGGKIIVYTGLIDQLQLTDAEIAAVVGHEIAHALREHSREAMSKAYGVEMARQGAGALFGLGQGGMAMADTVVNYAMTLPNSRANENEADLIGLELSARAGYDPNAAITLWNKMSKASEGAPPEFMSTHPASQSRIASLQAAIPKVMPLYQAAKQ, encoded by the coding sequence ATGCGTAAGTCTTTTGTCATCAGCCTGTTGAGTGCTGGCATCCTGCTAGCCGGCTGCCAGGCGGTGAATACCACTAGCGGCGGTGCTGTCGGCGTCGAGCGCCAGCAATACATGTTCAGCATGCTCTCGACCGCTGAGGTCAACCAGATGTACGCCCAGTCGTACCAGCAGACCCTGGGTGAGGCATCGAACAAGGGTGTGCTCGACAAGTCCAGCGCCGATGCCAAGCGGGTGCAGGTAATCGCCAACCGCCTGATCGCCCAGGCGCCCAAGTTCCGCCCGGATGCCGCGCAATGGAACTGGGAAGTCAACGTGATCAAGAGTGACGAGCTCAATGCCAACTGCGGCCCAGGCGGCAAGATCATCGTTTACACCGGGCTGATCGATCAGCTCCAGCTCACCGATGCAGAAATTGCTGCAGTGGTGGGCCACGAGATTGCGCACGCCCTGCGTGAGCACAGCCGCGAGGCGATGTCCAAGGCGTACGGGGTAGAAATGGCCCGCCAGGGTGCCGGGGCGCTGTTTGGCCTGGGCCAGGGTGGCATGGCCATGGCTGACACCGTGGTGAACTACGCCATGACTCTGCCCAACAGCCGCGCCAACGAAAACGAAGCCGACCTGATTGGCCTGGAGCTGTCGGCGCGTGCCGGCTACGACCCGAATGCCGCGATCACCTTGTGGAACAAGATGAGCAAGGCTTCCGAAGGCGCGCCGCCCGAGTTCATGAGCACTCACCCGGCGTCGCAAAGCCGCATTGCTTCGTTGCAGGCGGCCATTCCCAAGGTGATGCCGTTGTATCAGGCGGCCAAGCAGTAA
- a CDS encoding putative signal transducing protein: protein MQRIYEPESLLEAEMLAGMLASEGVEVYLVGRDLVGAAGELPLQGLLGLAVADEQAEYARQLIDAYNDAQPLVGDEPESFPGTLIC from the coding sequence ATGCAGCGCATCTACGAGCCGGAAAGCCTGCTCGAGGCAGAAATGCTGGCGGGCATGCTCGCCAGTGAAGGGGTGGAGGTGTACCTGGTTGGCCGTGACCTGGTGGGTGCTGCGGGCGAGCTGCCGTTGCAGGGCCTGCTGGGGCTTGCCGTGGCCGACGAGCAGGCCGAGTACGCACGCCAGCTAATCGATGCGTACAATGACGCCCAGCCACTGGTTGGCGACGAACCGGAGAGTTTCCCCGGTACCTTGATCTGCTAG
- a CDS encoding TMEM165/GDT1 family protein, whose protein sequence is MESLLVPTAIVALAEIGDKTQLLALILAARFRKPWPIIAGIIAATLANHAAAGAVGAWVGSFFSNSALHWVLAASFTATALWTLVPDKMDDDENPARRFGPFLTTLIAFFLAEIGDKTQVATVMLAAQYPHLIMVIIGTTLGMLIANVPVVLAGNFAADKLPLTLIRRLAATAFFVLAIVAVYSAMKASGWVG, encoded by the coding sequence CTGGAATCTCTGTTGGTCCCCACCGCCATCGTTGCCCTCGCCGAAATTGGCGACAAGACGCAACTGCTCGCGCTCATTCTGGCTGCTCGCTTCCGCAAGCCCTGGCCAATCATCGCCGGCATCATTGCCGCCACCCTGGCCAACCATGCTGCCGCCGGTGCCGTAGGGGCGTGGGTCGGTAGCTTCTTCAGCAATTCGGCACTGCACTGGGTGCTGGCCGCCAGCTTCACCGCCACGGCGCTGTGGACGCTGGTACCGGACAAGATGGATGACGACGAGAACCCGGCACGCCGCTTTGGGCCATTCCTGACGACGCTGATCGCGTTTTTCCTGGCAGAAATCGGTGACAAGACCCAGGTCGCCACGGTGATGCTGGCGGCGCAGTATCCGCACCTGATCATGGTTATTATCGGCACCACCTTGGGCATGCTGATTGCCAACGTGCCGGTGGTACTGGCGGGTAATTTTGCGGCGGACAAACTGCCGCTGACGCTGATTCGTCGCCTGGCGGCCACGGCGTTCTTCGTGCTGGCGATCGTGGCCGTGTACTCGGCGATGAAGGCCAGTGGCTGGGTGGGCTGA
- a CDS encoding hypoxanthine-guanine phosphoribosyltransferase translates to MSADLEHIRQVMREADCLYTEAEVEAAIAKVGEQICTDLHDKNPVVFCVMNGGLIFAGKLLTHLQFPLEASYLHATRYRNQTSGGELFWKAKPEVSFIDRDVLIVDDILDEGHTLSAIIEFCKHAGARSVHTAVLIDKDHDRKASPDLKANYVGLPCIDRYIFGYGMDYKGYWRNANGIFAVKGL, encoded by the coding sequence ATGTCCGCCGATCTCGAGCACATCCGCCAAGTCATGCGTGAAGCAGACTGCCTGTACACCGAAGCCGAAGTCGAAGCGGCCATCGCCAAAGTCGGCGAGCAGATCTGCACAGACCTGCATGACAAGAACCCGGTGGTGTTCTGCGTGATGAACGGCGGCCTGATCTTCGCCGGCAAGCTGCTTACCCACCTGCAGTTCCCGTTGGAAGCCAGCTACCTGCACGCCACCCGCTACCGTAACCAGACCAGCGGCGGCGAGCTGTTCTGGAAGGCCAAGCCAGAAGTGTCGTTCATCGACCGTGACGTGCTGATTGTCGATGACATTCTCGACGAGGGCCACACCCTCAGCGCCATCATCGAGTTCTGCAAACATGCCGGCGCACGCTCCGTGCACACCGCCGTGCTGATCGACAAGGACCACGACCGCAAGGCCAGCCCAGACCTCAAGGCCAACTACGTGGGCCTGCCCTGTATCGACCGCTACATCTTCGGTTACGGCATGGACTATAAAGGCTACTGGCGTAACGCCAACGGCATCTTCGCCGTCAAGGGGCTGTGA
- a CDS encoding SOS response-associated peptidase, translating into MCGRYALFRWPQALASLPGFPVGQPAQWNIAPGASVLIQRQLDGQQQLAKARWGLTPAWLTDLSRTPAHARAETLAEQPMFRDAFRQRRCLMPANGFYEWRGNVRKRPYWLTPGEGSSLYFAAVWEAYPVQDQVWLSCAVVTQAAMNQRRPLILDEAGQAAWLDPDTPVTRLHELLASPSAPLRERALANFVNDPKLDAPECLTPA; encoded by the coding sequence ATGTGTGGACGTTACGCCCTGTTTCGCTGGCCCCAGGCCCTTGCCAGTCTGCCGGGCTTTCCCGTCGGCCAGCCGGCCCAATGGAACATCGCGCCGGGGGCTTCGGTGCTGATCCAGCGCCAGCTCGACGGCCAGCAGCAATTGGCCAAGGCGCGTTGGGGGCTGACCCCGGCCTGGCTCACCGACTTGTCCCGCACCCCTGCCCATGCCCGCGCCGAAACCCTGGCCGAGCAACCGATGTTTCGTGACGCGTTTCGCCAGCGCCGTTGCCTAATGCCGGCCAACGGCTTTTACGAGTGGCGCGGCAATGTGCGCAAACGCCCGTACTGGCTGACCCCGGGGGAGGGCTCGTCGCTGTACTTCGCGGCGGTGTGGGAGGCTTACCCGGTGCAAGACCAGGTATGGCTGAGTTGCGCGGTGGTGACCCAGGCGGCGATGAATCAGCGGCGGCCGCTGATACTGGACGAGGCGGGGCAGGCGGCCTGGCTTGACCCGGATACGCCGGTCACCCGCTTGCATGAGCTGCTGGCTAGCCCGTCGGCACCGCTGCGTGAGCGGGCCTTGGCGAACTTCGTCAATGACCCGAAGCTGGATGCGCCGGAGTGCCTGACCCCGGCTTGA
- a CDS encoding YajG family lipoprotein, with amino-acid sequence MLQRLLFGLIAVASLSLVGCAHSPQQLNPQPTLKAQLAPVGHGQPVVVRVVDGRPSQSLGTRGGMYPETSTISVSGNDLVPKLQAQAEAAVRLLGFTPTPNAYNAPQLTVTLAELKYQSPKDNLYVTEATIGATFRADVANGGRRYSGRYGASLDQRFGMAPNQDTNTQLVGDVLSDALTRLFKDPTIGQVLGQ; translated from the coding sequence ATGTTGCAACGTCTGTTGTTCGGTTTGATCGCCGTGGCCAGCCTTAGCCTGGTCGGTTGTGCCCACAGCCCGCAACAACTCAACCCGCAGCCCACGCTCAAGGCCCAGCTCGCCCCGGTCGGCCATGGCCAGCCGGTTGTGGTCCGGGTGGTTGATGGCCGGCCTTCGCAATCGTTGGGGACGCGCGGTGGCATGTACCCCGAAACCAGCACCATCAGTGTCAGCGGTAACGACTTGGTGCCAAAGCTGCAGGCCCAGGCCGAAGCCGCCGTGCGCTTGCTCGGCTTCACCCCGACGCCGAACGCCTACAACGCCCCGCAGCTGACCGTGACCCTGGCCGAGCTGAAGTACCAGTCGCCGAAAGACAACCTGTACGTGACCGAGGCCACCATCGGCGCCACCTTCCGTGCCGACGTGGCCAATGGCGGCCGTCGCTACAGCGGCCGTTACGGCGCCTCGCTGGACCAGCGTTTCGGCATGGCACCGAACCAGGACACCAACACCCAGCTGGTAGGTGATGTGCTGAGCGACGCCCTGACCCGTCTGTTCAAGGACCCGACCATCGGGCAGGTGCTGGGGCAGTAA
- a CDS encoding PA4642 family protein: MRKDKKQVIGDEISDDYIKAFLQFEPADGVTSPSLHKLVKAYRGLRVDDFERFVGFFVEAGLDLDGKDEHGKTFIEQIADQRNAPEYIEIIANARG, translated from the coding sequence ATGCGTAAAGACAAGAAACAGGTAATCGGTGACGAGATCAGCGACGACTACATCAAGGCGTTCCTTCAGTTCGAACCGGCCGATGGCGTGACTTCGCCGTCGCTGCACAAGCTGGTGAAGGCCTACCGTGGCCTGCGCGTCGACGACTTCGAACGTTTTGTCGGCTTCTTCGTCGAGGCTGGCCTGGACCTGGATGGCAAGGACGAGCACGGCAAGACCTTCATCGAGCAGATTGCCGACCAGCGCAATGCGCCGGAGTACATCGAGATCATCGCCAACGCCCGTGGCTGA
- a CDS encoding class I SAM-dependent methyltransferase, giving the protein MDPRSEVLLRQAELFQGPLLIAGAPADDLLGQLPQAQAWTWHAGDQAMLDSRFAGRSHFGVEAPDVAFDGAVLFLPKSRELAAYLLNALASRLAGRELYLVGEKRGGIEGAAKQLQAFGKPRKLDSARHCQLWQVTVEHAPAGKPLESLAERFELALEDGPLQVVSLPGVFSHGRLDRGTALLLKHLDGLPTGHVLDFGCGAGVLGATVKRRYPQSRLTLLDVDAFAAAASRLTLAANGLAGEVIIGDGIDAAPADLSVILSNPPFHTGVHTHYQASETLLKKSAIHLRKGGEIRLVANSFLRYRPLIEAALGNCQVREEADGFRIYQATRG; this is encoded by the coding sequence ATGGACCCGCGCAGTGAAGTGTTGCTCCGCCAGGCAGAGCTGTTCCAGGGGCCGCTGCTGATTGCCGGCGCCCCCGCCGATGACCTGCTCGGCCAGCTGCCCCAGGCCCAGGCCTGGACCTGGCATGCGGGCGATCAGGCCATGCTCGACAGCCGCTTTGCCGGCCGTAGCCATTTCGGTGTCGAGGCCCCTGACGTGGCCTTCGACGGCGCCGTGCTGTTCCTGCCCAAGTCGCGTGAACTGGCGGCCTACCTGCTCAACGCCCTGGCGTCGCGCCTGGCGGGCCGTGAGTTGTACCTGGTTGGCGAGAAACGCGGCGGCATCGAAGGTGCAGCCAAACAACTTCAGGCCTTTGGCAAACCACGCAAGCTCGACAGCGCCCGGCATTGCCAACTGTGGCAAGTGACCGTCGAACACGCCCCCGCAGGCAAACCGCTGGAAAGCCTGGCCGAACGCTTCGAGCTCGCGCTTGAAGATGGCCCGTTGCAGGTCGTCAGCCTACCTGGGGTGTTCAGCCATGGCCGTCTCGACCGCGGTACCGCCCTGTTGCTCAAGCACCTCGACGGCCTGCCGACCGGCCATGTACTGGACTTCGGTTGCGGCGCCGGGGTTTTGGGCGCCACGGTCAAACGCCGTTACCCTCAGAGCCGGCTAACGCTGCTGGACGTCGACGCCTTCGCGGCGGCAGCTAGCCGCCTGACGCTGGCTGCCAATGGCCTGGCAGGCGAGGTGATCATCGGTGACGGCATTGACGCAGCGCCCGCCGACCTGAGCGTGATTCTGAGCAACCCGCCGTTCCACACCGGGGTGCACACCCACTACCAGGCCTCGGAAACTTTGCTAAAAAAATCAGCCATTCATCTGCGAAAAGGTGGCGAAATCCGCTTGGTTGCCAACAGCTTCCTGCGCTATCGGCCGCTGATCGAAGCGGCGCTTGGCAACTGCCAAGTGCGTGAGGAAGCCGACGGCTTCCGCATCTACCAGGCAACACGCGGGTAA
- a CDS encoding WbuC family cupin fold metalloprotein gives MRQPAFIDQSLFAGLAAKAAANPRGRQHHNFHAMEEPCHRMAVGLQPSTYIPPHRHLNDDKAEALIVLKGRLGLLIFDEQGTVTDKRVLQAGGDCLGVDLAPGTYHGLVVLEPDSILFECKAGPYRPVGEGEHAHWAPREGEEGVAAYQAWMRAQFD, from the coding sequence ATGCGCCAGCCTGCGTTCATCGACCAATCGCTGTTCGCTGGGCTGGCGGCAAAGGCTGCCGCCAACCCGCGCGGGCGGCAGCACCATAACTTCCATGCGATGGAAGAGCCCTGCCACCGTATGGCGGTCGGGCTGCAGCCAAGTACCTATATTCCGCCGCACCGGCACCTGAACGACGACAAGGCTGAGGCCCTGATCGTACTCAAAGGCCGCCTGGGCCTGCTGATTTTCGATGAGCAGGGCACGGTGACTGACAAGCGGGTGCTGCAAGCGGGCGGCGATTGCCTGGGTGTAGACCTGGCGCCCGGTACCTACCATGGGCTGGTGGTGCTGGAGCCGGACAGCATTCTGTTCGAGTGCAAGGCGGGGCCGTACCGGCCGGTGGGTGAGGGCGAGCATGCACATTGGGCGCCGCGTGAGGGGGAAGAAGGCGTGGCCGCCTACCAGGCCTGGATGCGCGCGCAGTTCGATTGA
- a CDS encoding CPXCG motif-containing cysteine-rich protein, translating into MLETAIYDCPYCGEEVETTVDLSAGDQEYIEDCQVCCKPIRFVLQVHGEEWMLDVYGEND; encoded by the coding sequence ATGCTGGAAACTGCGATCTACGATTGCCCCTATTGTGGCGAAGAAGTCGAAACCACGGTGGACCTGTCCGCTGGCGATCAGGAGTACATCGAGGACTGTCAGGTGTGCTGCAAGCCTATCCGCTTCGTGCTGCAGGTTCATGGTGAGGAGTGGATGCTGGATGTTTACGGTGAGAATGACTGA